A window from Salvelinus fontinalis isolate EN_2023a chromosome 8, ASM2944872v1, whole genome shotgun sequence encodes these proteins:
- the uxt gene encoding protein UXT, with the protein MAHAGKPSIDEKVLQYETFISDVLKRDLERVLEQRDGVYEKIAQYLQLKNTIESLKESETKGLKTEIDLGCNFYVQAHVEDSSKIFVAVGYGFFVELTHSEALKFIEKKTNQLTVHTEVLTKDSAKIKANIRMVLEGLRELQNLTDVPEKRTRDAL; encoded by the exons ATGGCACATGCTGGAAAACCCAGCATTGACGAAAAGGTCTTGCAGTATGAAACGTTTATTAGCGATGTGTTGAAACGAGATTTGGA GAGGGTATTGGAGCAAAGAGATGGAGTGTATGAAAAAATTGCACAATATCTACAACTGAAAAATACCATTGAAAGCCTGAAG GAATCTGAGACGAAGGGACTCAAAACAGAGATAGATCTTGGCTGTAATTTCTATGTCCAAGCACATGT GGAGGACTCGTCAAAAATCTTTGTTGCTGTTGGATATGGCTTTTTTGTCGAGTTAACGCACTCAGAAGCTCTGAAGTTCATTGAGAAAAAGACAAATCAGCTTACAGT ACACACTGAAGTGTTGACCAAAGACTCAGCTAAAATCAAAGCCAACATTCGCATGGTGTTGGAG GGATTAAGAGAGCTTCAAAATCTTACGGATGTTCCGGAGAAAAGGACGAGAGACGCTCTTTAG